The following coding sequences lie in one Peribacillus frigoritolerans genomic window:
- the allD gene encoding ureidoglycolate dehydrogenase encodes MATVTIQAEEAKRLVIQQLTNVGLNEENAGKIAEVLVHADLRNVNSHGVLRTEHYVNRLQAGGINPDAQISFQKTGPVTGVVDGDDGFGHVISDVAMDHAIEMARDNGVGMVTVFNSSHCGALSYFVQKAADAKLIGIAMSHTDKIVVPFGGKTSFLGTNPIAYGVPAKTKKPFILDMATSNVALGKILQAREEGKEIPEGWGVDENGATVTDPNKVVSLSTFGGPKGYGLSVIVDVFSGLLAGAAFGPHIGKMYDDLDKKRKLGHYFCVINPSFFTDTDIFLEQMDRMIEELQQVEPASGFDRVYVPGEIEQINEEKNLKQGITIASSVYEFLTKQVGK; translated from the coding sequence ATGGCAACAGTTACGATTCAAGCCGAGGAAGCAAAAAGATTAGTCATACAACAGCTGACAAACGTGGGTTTAAATGAAGAAAATGCCGGGAAAATCGCGGAAGTATTGGTTCATGCCGATCTCAGAAATGTCAATTCTCATGGTGTTTTGCGAACAGAGCATTATGTGAACCGTTTACAGGCAGGAGGCATAAATCCCGATGCACAGATTTCCTTTCAAAAGACAGGGCCCGTTACCGGTGTGGTTGATGGAGATGATGGTTTTGGGCATGTGATCAGCGACGTGGCCATGGACCATGCAATCGAAATGGCCAGAGATAATGGCGTGGGCATGGTGACTGTTTTTAATAGCAGCCATTGCGGAGCACTAAGCTATTTCGTCCAAAAAGCTGCCGATGCAAAGTTGATTGGCATCGCGATGTCACATACTGATAAAATCGTGGTCCCGTTCGGAGGAAAAACATCATTTCTTGGTACCAACCCAATCGCTTACGGAGTTCCTGCCAAAACGAAGAAACCCTTTATTCTTGATATGGCAACATCCAATGTTGCACTGGGGAAAATCCTCCAGGCACGCGAAGAGGGAAAGGAAATCCCTGAAGGATGGGGAGTGGATGAAAATGGAGCTACGGTCACAGACCCGAATAAAGTCGTTTCCCTTTCCACTTTCGGAGGCCCGAAAGGCTATGGTCTATCCGTAATTGTAGATGTGTTTTCTGGATTATTGGCCGGTGCTGCATTTGGCCCGCACATTGGGAAAATGTATGACGATCTTGATAAGAAACGGAAGCTGGGACATTATTTTTGCGTAATTAATCCTTCGTTCTTTACTGATACTGATATATTTCTAGAGCAAATGGATCGAATGATCGAAGAGCTGCAACAGGTTGAACCTGCTTCAGGGTTCGATCGCGTTTATGTACCGGGTGAGATTGAACAAATCAATGAAGAAAAAAACCTGAAACAAGGTATTACGATAGCATCAAGTGTTTACGAATTTCTTACAAAGCAGGTGGGGAAATGA
- a CDS encoding methyl-accepting chemotaxis protein, giving the protein MNKLSTKIGFVLLTGMVITLIGSLLLMYKSTNDTVEKTIAMSSLDIASNIAQGINPTSYADFLSNQSETSTYWEIREQLDDYKQKTGALYVYTLGIDESSEKVHILIDGMGKEDKKASPILTPTTATSYQDVESVMRGKVSTTSIVHDPEYGDYLSVFVPIKKGDEVIGILGVDIDASKVDATASKVLGGILPLMIIINVILMAIVVGALIWFLTRKLSPLLKVSMAAKEISNGNLLTANKLISNTRVKGNDEIKVLVKSFEEMITNTTMIVNSMKSSSFQLLESSSDIEHKIKEMDTSTQYIVKGIQQVAGAAEVQLHRSEESSRVIEEMTIGIQKIAEASSEVSEQTNHVSARMSIGNKDINELSNQILQVKDVMLQTSSEIKKLDEQANEIVNIVHLITGIAEQTNLLSLNAAIEAARAGEQGKGFAVVSNEVRKLAVGTKESAINIQESLLHFKSIINESVKMMETGTKEVEEGTKFVLNTRETFKQTIKSFEHVSDQIQEISAITEQMAASSQEINASIEDFAGLTRETAVASKQVAQSTDQQAKSMEDISFSTSSMVKLANDLETSVEQFNA; this is encoded by the coding sequence ATGAATAAACTCAGTACGAAAATAGGTTTTGTTCTTTTAACAGGCATGGTCATTACATTAATTGGAAGTTTACTATTGATGTATAAAAGTACAAATGATACGGTTGAGAAAACAATCGCTATGAGCAGCTTAGACATCGCAAGCAACATCGCCCAAGGAATAAATCCAACATCTTATGCCGATTTTTTAAGTAATCAATCCGAAACCTCTACATATTGGGAGATACGCGAACAGTTAGACGATTATAAACAAAAAACTGGAGCATTATATGTATATACATTGGGGATTGATGAAAGCAGCGAAAAAGTACATATTCTTATAGATGGAATGGGGAAGGAAGATAAAAAAGCATCTCCCATTTTAACCCCCACAACCGCAACTTCATATCAGGATGTAGAAAGCGTCATGAGGGGAAAGGTTTCTACCACTTCCATCGTTCACGATCCTGAATATGGTGACTATTTATCCGTTTTTGTCCCCATAAAGAAAGGGGACGAAGTCATTGGAATACTAGGGGTGGATATTGATGCCAGTAAAGTCGATGCTACGGCCAGCAAGGTACTGGGTGGCATCCTTCCCCTGATGATAATAATCAATGTAATTTTAATGGCAATCGTAGTGGGTGCATTAATATGGTTCTTGACTAGAAAGTTAAGCCCCCTTCTCAAGGTCAGCATGGCTGCAAAGGAAATTTCAAATGGAAATTTATTAACAGCCAATAAACTGATTAGCAACACAAGGGTTAAGGGGAACGACGAAATCAAGGTTTTAGTGAAATCCTTTGAAGAAATGATCACCAATACAACTATGATCGTCAACTCCATGAAAAGCTCGTCATTCCAGCTATTGGAGTCATCAAGTGATATCGAACACAAAATCAAAGAAATGGATACTTCCACACAATATATCGTTAAAGGCATTCAGCAAGTTGCAGGAGCTGCGGAAGTACAATTGCACAGAAGTGAAGAATCATCGAGGGTCATCGAGGAAATGACCATAGGAATACAAAAAATTGCCGAAGCTTCTTCAGAAGTCAGCGAACAGACAAATCATGTTTCAGCTAGAATGTCCATTGGAAATAAAGATATTAATGAACTCTCAAATCAAATTCTGCAAGTAAAAGATGTTATGCTGCAAACAAGTTCAGAAATTAAGAAATTGGACGAACAAGCAAATGAGATTGTGAATATTGTACATTTAATTACGGGAATTGCCGAGCAAACAAACCTGCTGTCATTAAATGCGGCCATTGAAGCTGCTAGAGCCGGTGAACAGGGTAAAGGTTTTGCGGTGGTATCGAACGAGGTACGGAAATTGGCAGTGGGCACGAAGGAATCTGCGATCAATATACAAGAGTCCCTACTTCATTTTAAATCCATCATAAATGAATCAGTGAAAATGATGGAAACTGGAACTAAAGAGGTGGAGGAAGGGACAAAATTTGTCCTGAATACAAGAGAAACATTTAAACAGACCATAAAATCTTTTGAGCATGTTAGTGATCAGATTCAAGAAATATCCGCCATTACAGAGCAAATGGCAGCAAGTTCTCAAGAAATCAATGCTTCGATAGAAGATTTTGCAGGGTTAACAAGGGAAACGGCAGTGGCTTCAAAGCAAGTGGCCCAATCAACCGATCAACAAGCGAAATCCATGGAGGACATCTCCTTCTCAACGTCTTCGATGGTAAAGCTCGCTAATGACCTGGAAACATCTGTTGAACAGTTTAACGCGTAA
- a CDS encoding DMT family transporter → MSFLKIYILLTGIMITWGLNVSVIKILVAHTQPVTITSLRIFTASLVVILILFFFGLIRLPKKSELFYVFGGALLSVVFHHYFLAEGLTKTSASNAGLILGMGPILTVILTMIFFRKKPTLIRLLGFICGALGVSFTVMAGSGGLHSINLGDVDILLSILSQALSFILINKASKTMDPRLLTGYMMLIGSFILFAISLWKEPEGLSSLATAPPSIWGAFLFSAIFATALGHMSYNYAIGKVGAAESSIFLNFNTLFSLLGAAFFLNEAIVPAHFIGLIFIVSGVLLGSGAIEIWILQRKNKRISS, encoded by the coding sequence ATGAGTTTTTTGAAAATATACATCTTACTTACCGGAATAATGATAACTTGGGGGTTAAATGTCTCAGTTATTAAAATTTTAGTTGCGCATACGCAGCCCGTAACAATCACTTCATTGAGAATTTTCACTGCTTCTCTTGTCGTCATCCTTATCCTTTTCTTCTTTGGATTAATACGTCTTCCTAAAAAAAGTGAACTTTTTTACGTTTTTGGAGGAGCACTTTTGAGTGTCGTTTTTCATCATTATTTTTTAGCTGAGGGATTGACGAAGACTTCCGCTTCGAATGCTGGACTGATTTTGGGCATGGGGCCAATATTGACTGTCATCTTGACCATGATATTCTTTCGTAAAAAGCCCACTTTAATCCGGCTTCTTGGCTTTATATGCGGTGCTCTGGGCGTGAGTTTTACCGTTATGGCAGGAAGTGGAGGACTTCATTCTATTAATCTGGGAGATGTGGATATTTTACTTTCCATTCTTTCACAGGCATTGAGTTTCATACTCATTAATAAAGCCTCAAAAACCATGGATCCACGATTACTAACCGGCTACATGATGCTGATCGGGTCATTTATTCTTTTTGCCATCAGCTTATGGAAGGAACCAGAGGGCTTATCTTCATTGGCAACGGCACCGCCATCCATCTGGGGGGCTTTCTTGTTCTCAGCGATTTTTGCCACTGCCCTCGGGCACATGAGCTATAATTATGCCATTGGTAAGGTAGGCGCAGCCGAATCATCGATATTTCTTAACTTTAACACCTTATTCTCTTTGTTAGGTGCAGCATTTTTCCTTAATGAAGCCATTGTTCCTGCACATTTCATTGGACTTATCTTCATTGTTTCAGGAGTATTGCTTGGCTCCGGTGCAATAGAAATATGGATTCTTCAACGGAAAAATAAACGCATATCTTCATAA
- a CDS encoding bifunctional 2-keto-4-hydroxyglutarate aldolase/2-keto-3-deoxy-6-phosphogluconate aldolase, with protein MDKHSIIHRITETKVVAVIRGQDAKEAAQLSKAAVEGGVRAIELTYTTPGIEEAFKELQNTEALLGAGSVLDSETARHAILAGANFIVSPYFVNAVAELCNRYGVPYMPGCMTIREMATSLEAGCDVLKLFPANHFEPSFIKSVNGPLPNVRIMPTGGINLDNMKDWLNAGAVAIGIGSDLNKAYQNGGYEAAVELSKKYMQKIAE; from the coding sequence ATGGATAAACACTCAATCATACATCGAATAACGGAAACGAAAGTTGTAGCTGTTATCCGGGGACAGGATGCAAAGGAGGCGGCACAGCTTTCTAAAGCTGCTGTGGAAGGCGGTGTTCGGGCAATCGAATTGACTTATACAACACCGGGAATTGAAGAAGCTTTCAAAGAACTGCAAAATACGGAAGCACTCTTAGGGGCAGGCTCCGTACTTGATTCTGAAACGGCACGACATGCGATTTTAGCTGGCGCCAATTTTATCGTCAGTCCCTATTTTGTCAATGCCGTAGCCGAACTTTGTAATCGATACGGCGTTCCCTATATGCCTGGTTGCATGACAATTAGAGAAATGGCTACATCATTGGAAGCAGGTTGTGATGTTTTAAAGTTATTTCCGGCAAACCATTTCGAACCTTCTTTCATCAAGTCGGTTAATGGTCCACTGCCCAATGTAAGGATCATGCCAACCGGCGGAATTAATTTAGATAACATGAAGGACTGGCTTAATGCAGGCGCGGTAGCAATCGGTATCGGCAGTGACTTGAACAAAGCCTATCAGAATGGCGGCTATGAGGCCGCAGTGGAGTTAAGCAAAAAATACATGCAGAAAATTGCGGAATGA
- the uxuA gene encoding mannonate dehydratase, with protein sequence MNITFRWYGKDNDTVTLEHIKQIPGVKGIVWALHQKPVGEVWEKEEIKKEIEYIQSFGFHTDVVESVNVHESIKLGNEDRMIYIEKYKETIRNLSEAGVKVICYNFMPIFDWTRTEMFHPLEDGSTALFYEKAKVDTLDPQDLIRTVTEASDLTLPGWEPEKMDQISELFEAYKTVDEEQLWANLEIFLKEILPVAEACGIKMAIHPDDPPWSIFGLPRIITGESSYEKLISISDSPSNAFTMCTGSMGANPENDMVQVAKKYANRSPFSHIRNVKIYENGDFVETSHHTQDGSINIQGVVEELNKQNYTGYVRPDHGRHIWGEECRPGYGLYDRALGIMYLLGLWDAYEAGKSGGES encoded by the coding sequence ATGAACATTACATTTAGATGGTACGGGAAAGACAATGATACTGTTACATTGGAGCACATTAAACAGATTCCCGGAGTGAAAGGGATTGTCTGGGCACTACACCAAAAACCTGTTGGTGAGGTATGGGAAAAGGAAGAAATTAAAAAAGAAATCGAGTATATCCAATCATTTGGTTTTCACACGGATGTCGTAGAAAGTGTAAATGTCCATGAATCGATTAAATTGGGTAACGAAGATCGCATGATATATATAGAGAAATACAAAGAGACGATCCGGAATCTTTCGGAAGCAGGAGTGAAGGTCATTTGTTATAACTTCATGCCGATCTTTGATTGGACTCGGACTGAAATGTTCCATCCTTTGGAAGATGGTTCAACTGCCCTGTTTTATGAAAAGGCGAAAGTTGATACGTTAGATCCACAAGATTTAATTCGTACGGTAACGGAAGCCTCAGATTTAACTTTACCAGGTTGGGAACCAGAAAAGATGGATCAAATCTCTGAATTATTCGAAGCATACAAAACTGTGGACGAAGAGCAGCTGTGGGCGAATCTTGAAATATTCCTAAAGGAAATATTACCTGTTGCCGAGGCTTGCGGTATAAAAATGGCAATACACCCGGATGATCCGCCATGGTCCATTTTTGGCTTGCCAAGAATCATCACCGGAGAGTCAAGCTATGAAAAACTGATCTCGATTTCGGATTCACCGTCGAATGCGTTCACCATGTGTACAGGCTCGATGGGGGCAAACCCTGAAAATGATATGGTCCAAGTGGCTAAAAAGTATGCAAACCGTTCGCCTTTCTCCCATATAAGAAATGTGAAGATTTATGAAAATGGTGACTTTGTGGAAACATCCCATCATACCCAGGATGGATCCATCAATATACAGGGCGTCGTGGAAGAATTGAATAAGCAAAATTATACTGGTTATGTCAGACCGGATCATGGCCGCCATATATGGGGTGAAGAGTGCCGCCCAGGTTACGGTTTATATGACCGAGCATTGGGAATCATGTATTTGCTCGGATTATGGGATGCATATGAAGCTGGTAAATCAGGTGGGGAATCATGA
- a CDS encoding sugar kinase yields the protein MSSKYGVLTLGDAMITLNPEETGPLRFVTRFERKVGGAELNFAIGCARLGMRAKWISRLGKDEFGRVIYNFARGEGVDMSDVAYVDGYPTSLNFKEIREDGSGKTFYYRYQSPILTLKPEDITEKMFEEIDIVHLTGVFLAIDPKNVDIAKRVMDIAKQKNIPVSFDPNIRLKLWSIEEARSVYCDIFPYVDILLTGLDEIRLIIGTDSKESLAKFAKVNDIDQLVIKDGKHGSKLHTKNEWHEKEAFPVKPVDTVGAGDGYDAGYIYGYLHGLSIEERMTFANGVGALVTTVAGDNEGLPYLDEVMPFIQKEAVIER from the coding sequence TTGTCATCAAAATATGGTGTTTTAACGCTGGGCGACGCCATGATTACGCTAAATCCGGAAGAAACAGGACCTTTAAGATTCGTAACCCGTTTTGAGCGAAAAGTAGGAGGCGCTGAACTGAATTTTGCAATTGGCTGTGCAAGGCTAGGCATGCGGGCAAAATGGATAAGCCGTTTAGGCAAGGACGAGTTCGGCAGAGTTATCTATAATTTCGCTCGTGGGGAAGGCGTGGACATGAGTGATGTTGCCTATGTAGATGGATATCCAACATCCCTTAACTTTAAAGAAATCCGGGAGGATGGTTCCGGAAAGACATTTTATTACCGCTATCAATCACCCATTTTAACTTTAAAACCGGAAGATATAACTGAAAAGATGTTTGAAGAGATTGATATAGTCCACCTTACTGGAGTATTTTTGGCTATAGATCCCAAAAATGTGGATATTGCCAAGAGGGTAATGGACATTGCGAAACAAAAAAATATACCTGTTTCTTTTGATCCGAATATCCGCTTAAAGCTATGGTCCATCGAGGAAGCAAGATCAGTATATTGTGATATTTTTCCATATGTTGATATTTTGCTTACAGGTTTGGATGAAATAAGATTGATCATCGGAACTGACTCTAAAGAATCTTTGGCAAAATTCGCAAAGGTGAATGACATTGATCAGCTTGTCATCAAGGACGGGAAACATGGTTCAAAACTTCATACCAAAAATGAATGGCATGAAAAAGAAGCCTTCCCTGTTAAACCTGTAGATACTGTTGGTGCGGGAGATGGTTATGATGCCGGTTATATTTACGGATATCTTCATGGCTTATCCATTGAAGAAAGAATGACATTCGCAAATGGTGTAGGAGCTCTTGTCACAACTGTTGCAGGGGACAATGAAGGATTACCATATTTGGATGAAGTAATGCCATTCATACAGAAAGAGGCCGTTATAGAAAGATGA
- a CDS encoding response regulator transcription factor, with amino-acid sequence MKKILLIEDEVSIAELQRDYLEINDFSVDIQHTGDAGLQQALQGNYHLIILDIMLPGLNGFEICKQIRAVKNIPILLVSAKKEDIDKIRGLGLGADDYITKPFSPSELVARVKAHIARYERLSGSHPKSNSIYVHGISIDKSARRVHINGEVVPFTTKEFDTLVFFVMHPNQVLSKEQLYENIWGLESAADVSTVTVHIRKLREKIERNPAHPKFLETVWGAGYRFNV; translated from the coding sequence GTGAAAAAGATATTACTTATTGAAGACGAAGTCAGTATTGCTGAATTGCAAAGGGACTATTTGGAAATTAATGATTTTAGTGTCGATATTCAACATACTGGTGATGCAGGTCTCCAACAGGCCCTTCAAGGAAATTATCATTTAATCATTTTGGATATCATGCTTCCAGGGTTGAATGGATTTGAGATATGCAAACAAATACGTGCTGTCAAGAATATCCCGATTTTGCTTGTATCCGCCAAAAAGGAAGATATCGATAAAATCCGGGGGCTTGGTCTAGGGGCAGATGATTATATTACAAAGCCATTTAGTCCAAGTGAACTAGTTGCAAGAGTGAAAGCGCATATAGCGCGGTATGAACGTTTATCAGGAAGTCACCCCAAATCTAACTCAATCTATGTTCATGGAATTTCAATAGATAAGTCAGCACGCAGAGTTCACATAAACGGAGAAGTGGTCCCGTTTACAACAAAGGAATTCGATACTTTAGTGTTTTTTGTCATGCATCCGAATCAAGTATTAAGCAAAGAGCAGCTTTATGAAAATATTTGGGGATTGGAATCGGCTGCAGATGTTTCGACTGTCACCGTCCATATCAGGAAGCTACGTGAAAAAATCGAAAGAAATCCTGCACATCCCAAATTTTTGGAAACCGTTTGGGGAGCAGGGTATCGCTTTAATGTTTAA
- a CDS encoding DUF4822 domain-containing protein: MNKKAKISSAILLGLTLAITGCNTNAQDNNSAQKQEQTAKQSKQENKLTAGEEMTKILTSTNWQGTKVYDKNNNDLTKENANFIGLAKYDDETSRYEFFDKNTKESRGDKGTFFITNGKMRVLISESMGYQAVVEITELSKDMFTYKRMGKDANGNDVEVFVDHIPYTETELSFTDPDKNLETYTGDVVTDVDGDKILSSTTWKGTVALDEKGNDVSSYNSNYLGLAKYDDKTNKYEFFDAKTGESRGDYGYYDVVHGNKIRAHVSQGENKYGAVLELTELNENKFTYKRIGKDKEGKDITITVEHIPYEGDLKLKSTK; this comes from the coding sequence ATGAATAAAAAAGCAAAAATTTCATCAGCTATACTACTTGGGTTAACATTGGCCATAACAGGATGTAACACAAACGCACAAGACAATAATAGTGCTCAAAAGCAGGAACAAACTGCAAAACAGAGTAAACAAGAAAATAAGTTAACCGCAGGAGAGGAAATGACTAAAATTCTTACTAGCACGAATTGGCAAGGAACAAAAGTTTATGATAAGAATAATAATGACTTAACAAAGGAGAATGCTAACTTTATTGGTCTCGCGAAATATGACGATGAAACATCGAGATATGAATTTTTTGATAAAAATACAAAAGAAAGTCGTGGTGATAAGGGAACTTTCTTTATTACCAATGGGAAGATGCGAGTGTTAATTTCAGAATCGATGGGTTACCAAGCCGTTGTCGAAATAACAGAATTGAGTAAGGATATGTTTACTTATAAAAGAATGGGCAAAGATGCAAATGGTAACGACGTAGAGGTGTTTGTCGATCATATTCCTTATACTGAAACAGAACTTTCCTTTACTGATCCAGACAAAAATTTGGAAACTTACACAGGAGATGTAGTTACAGACGTTGATGGAGACAAAATTTTATCAAGCACCACATGGAAAGGTACAGTGGCATTGGATGAAAAGGGAAATGATGTATCAAGCTATAACTCGAATTATTTAGGTCTGGCAAAATATGATGATAAAACAAATAAGTATGAATTTTTTGATGCTAAAACCGGTGAAAGCCGTGGTGATTACGGTTATTACGATGTTGTTCATGGAAATAAGATTAGAGCCCATGTTTCACAAGGGGAAAATAAGTATGGTGCAGTTCTTGAACTTACGGAGCTTAATGAAAATAAATTCACTTATAAACGAATCGGTAAAGATAAAGAGGGCAAAGATATAACGATAACAGTTGAACATATACCTTATGAAGGTGATTTGAAGCTAAAATCAACTAAGTAA
- a CDS encoding ankyrin repeat domain-containing protein has product MWRRLTIVIGSLFILQCCVLDNEVVLNKQEKETGKGMNELLIQAVERKETERIRSLIEQGADINTQDSEGRTATMIATYNNDVETAKILIEAGADVNIQDDMKNSPFLYAGAEGYIEILKVAIEAGADPTITNRYGGTALIPASEHGYVEVIKELLTKTDIEVNHVNDLGWTALLEAIILNDGDGKQQQTVQLLIDHGADVNIPDNSSMTPLQHAREKGFKEIEQILLTAGAK; this is encoded by the coding sequence ATGTGGAGACGGCTAACGATTGTCATCGGAAGCCTTTTCATCCTTCAATGCTGTGTCTTGGATAATGAAGTAGTGCTAAATAAACAAGAAAAGGAGACAGGAAAGGGAATGAATGAACTATTGATTCAAGCTGTAGAACGTAAAGAAACGGAAAGAATAAGAAGTTTGATTGAGCAAGGTGCAGATATAAATACACAGGACTCAGAAGGGCGAACCGCCACTATGATTGCGACTTATAACAATGATGTAGAGACGGCAAAAATCCTTATTGAAGCGGGTGCAGACGTCAACATACAGGATGACATGAAAAATAGCCCCTTCTTGTATGCCGGTGCTGAAGGTTATATAGAAATACTTAAAGTTGCGATTGAAGCGGGTGCAGACCCCACTATAACCAACCGTTATGGAGGAACGGCATTAATCCCTGCTTCTGAACATGGTTATGTAGAGGTTATTAAAGAACTTCTTACTAAAACTGATATTGAAGTGAATCATGTGAATGATCTCGGTTGGACCGCTTTGCTAGAAGCTATCATTTTGAATGATGGTGATGGAAAACAGCAGCAAACAGTGCAATTGCTAATAGATCATGGGGCAGATGTCAACATCCCCGATAATAGTAGTATGACCCCTTTACAACATGCCCGCGAGAAAGGGTTTAAGGAAATCGAACAAATTTTACTTACGGCAGGAGCAAAATAA
- a CDS encoding zinc-binding alcohol dehydrogenase family protein — MKAVQVRKAHELIIQEVEKPQISNSTDVLVKVKSVGICGSDMHIYHGTNPLATLPRVVGHEVAGEVVEIGLGVSGIKVGDHVVIEPISYCGECYACRKGRQNVCEKLSVFGVHEDGGLREWFVLPEKQLHVVDSALAWEEIVLAEPYTIGAQAVWRGEVEEGETVLIQGAGPIGICILKMAKLQGASVMITDLSDERLEFAKESGADITVHAGKEDVQKRVKEWTNGEGANVVIDAVCLPMTFELSFDVVSTAGRIVVLGFDERPSAVSQLPITKKEVSVKGSRLQTNQFPKVVKLLNEGKLRHEGLVTHTFSLDDIQEAFNFVENHPEQVRKAIIVFN; from the coding sequence ATGAAAGCGGTTCAAGTACGTAAAGCTCATGAACTTATCATTCAAGAAGTGGAAAAACCCCAGATTTCGAACTCGACGGATGTCCTTGTAAAAGTAAAAAGCGTCGGGATTTGCGGATCGGATATGCATATTTACCATGGTACCAATCCCCTTGCAACTTTGCCTCGGGTCGTTGGGCATGAAGTAGCGGGAGAAGTTGTGGAGATAGGTCTAGGCGTTTCGGGCATAAAAGTTGGTGATCACGTTGTTATTGAGCCCATCAGTTATTGCGGGGAGTGTTACGCCTGCCGCAAAGGTCGCCAAAATGTTTGTGAAAAACTTTCCGTTTTTGGTGTGCATGAAGATGGTGGGTTGAGGGAATGGTTCGTCCTTCCCGAGAAACAATTACATGTTGTGGATTCCGCTTTAGCCTGGGAAGAAATAGTTTTGGCTGAGCCATACACAATTGGCGCACAGGCCGTTTGGAGAGGCGAAGTGGAGGAAGGGGAAACCGTGCTTATCCAGGGAGCTGGGCCTATTGGAATTTGCATATTAAAGATGGCAAAGCTTCAAGGGGCCTCAGTGATGATAACGGATTTAAGTGATGAACGTTTGGAATTCGCTAAAGAAAGCGGCGCTGATATCACTGTCCATGCGGGAAAGGAAGATGTTCAAAAACGAGTGAAAGAATGGACGAATGGAGAAGGTGCCAACGTCGTCATTGATGCAGTATGCTTGCCGATGACATTTGAATTGTCCTTCGATGTCGTGTCAACGGCGGGGCGGATTGTCGTACTCGGTTTTGATGAACGTCCTTCAGCGGTTTCCCAGCTGCCGATCACTAAAAAGGAAGTATCAGTGAAAGGATCTAGATTGCAAACGAACCAGTTTCCAAAAGTGGTTAAACTTTTGAATGAAGGCAAACTCAGACATGAAGGTTTAGTCACCCATACATTTTCGCTCGATGATATCCAGGAAGCATTTAATTTTGTTGAAAATCATCCCGAACAAGTTCGAAAAGCGATCATCGTTTTTAATTAA